A DNA window from Octopus bimaculoides isolate UCB-OBI-ISO-001 chromosome 12, ASM119413v2, whole genome shotgun sequence contains the following coding sequences:
- the LOC106870934 gene encoding membrane metallo-endopeptidase-like 1, which yields MDINVNPQRFINYGWWATRSRREKRTIQAVIFTCIVLVALIFSLTVSYEELDTKKKNNFEDPDSFSAKSRNLIMNAYFENQWKSKFPSGNEIDVPIMRTTTEKLLTVQKIPPFEEGSQGNTIHKNRFPQQKPNERPTSKTLSDSTPNISLRPTQSKQLLFTLTTQYLQNTSISHSMKRPLFSSMITDTTTIHTTTTTTSVTIPTTTTTTTITIPSPPTTAATTTTITTPVTTTTASTSTFLPTLMVSPPKSIITTSSLSLVTSIFKLTPVHQSKPIFSTGSPEQLPVNPILTPVSNSSATITTPSVSGDTERNRNNSYQNRIGMDHISSQSINLTAILNTSQISGKKLNESFDFIEGNSTFPSVPKSVFATESNHNYSNFFLDVESSTSNIAKSTLADLNNTADQQQNNSLNFTNSYLNTSETTNNVKYLTNPTEMTSTSLTQTTNAPLNNECVEDECLIVAKSFKLSIDENTAPCDDFYQYVCGNWEQTTISPPIPLGISGVVLTDRIKNDIKDLLMQELLQYDSKAEKNVKTLYKSCVFSEKYGKNSLVFIQRTLSALTSIAQTKKHNSKKPDLNRLVTELIPLYSNYLLPIGVVKDQQNVSNNVLHVGILPLQLVSKENYDSKLPYFAAFKQLLTQIANEMQVQSIVHKVIGLELLLSQITPSVPTDVRQKYNPIPISELEESSQLSWQKIFQAALDLTGKNVTIRDDEVVIVESPKYLKNLLEVFKNTEEHDLIDFVLMKFLMSKIDAMPDPFYKMYQNYKHITSGISADNRPLSCVLFVGNLVPGVLSKIYARRYFSDADKYKNIHVPKMINAAVIKMVSHIHWMDQATKWEALKKLYSMLQMIGSDENLSADPFIEQFQFNENFMSNLFTIDKYKFIQTFSKLREINSRGRWSLDSHPFEIKALYTPEQNSIYIPAVMFQLPLFHDDLPLAMQFGALGSVVGHAYIHSLDLQGSQFDDNGNMKNWWSEQTKRNFLTEAEALNSDPIKELLLQDILESSADIGGLKIALQAYHKMMQEFNLEPLRLPGMNFTSQQLFFVSYAHAWCNKKMMQNAMDSKYTKSNMSGKSRVIITLQNTEEFAKAFHCKPTDFMNPKRKTILW from the exons ATGGATATTAATGTAAATCCTCAAAG ATTCATTAATTATGGATGGTGGGCAACCCGATCCCGAAGAGAAAAGCGTACAATTCAGGCTGTCATTTTTACTTGTATAGTTCTGGTTGCCCTTATATTTTCATTGACTGTTTCATATGAAGAATTAGATACAA agaaaaagaataattttgaaGATCCAGATTCCTTTTCTGCTAAGTCCAGAAATTTGATAATGAATGCTTATTTTGAAAATCAATGGAAATCTAAATTCCCTTCAGGGAATGAAATTGATGTTCCAATAATGAGGACCACAACAGAAAAACTGTTAACTGTACAGAAAATTCCTCCATTTGAAGAAGGGAGTCAGGGAAatacaatacataaaaacagatttCCTCAACAGAAGCCTAATGAGAGACCTACATCTAAAACATTATCTGATTCTACTCCAAATATTTCTTTAAGGCCAACACAATCTAAGCAATTACTCTTTACTTTAACTACACAGTATTTGCAGAATACATCCATTTCTCATTCCATGAAACGGCCACTATTTTCTTCTATGATTACTGATACAACAACTATTcacacaactaccactactacttcagtaactattcctactactactaccaccactactataactATTCCTTCACCtcctaccactgctgctactactactactattactactccagttactactaccactgcttctACTTCTACTTTTTTACCTACTCTCATGGTTTCTCCTCCCAAATCAATAATTACTACATCTTCTCTATCCCTTGTGACTTCTATATTTAAGCTTACTCCAGTTCATCAATCAAAACCTATCTTCTCAACTGGCTCACCTGAACAGTTACCTGTTAATCCAATTCTTACTCCAGTTTccaacagttctgcaaccataactACACCATCTGTTTCTGGTGACactgaaagaaacagaaacaattcttaccAAAACAGAATTGGCATGGATCATATTTCGTCTCAAAGTATAAACCTAACAGCAATTTTAAATACATCCCAAATCTCTggtaaaaaattaaatgaaagttttGATTTCATAGAGGGAAATTCAACATTCCCTTCTGTTCCAAAGTCAGTTTTTGCAACTGAATCTAATCATAattattcaaatttctttcttGATGTGGAATCTTCAACTTCAAACATTGCTAAATCTACTCTTGCTGATTTGAATAACACAGCggatcaacaacaaaataattctttgaaTTTCACGAATTCCTATTTAAATACTTCTGAAACAACTAATAATGTTAAATACCTCACAAACCCCACTGAAATGACATCAACATCACTAACCCAAACCACAAATGCTCCATTGAATAATGAATGTGTGGAAGATGAGTGTCTGATAGTTG ctAAATCTTTCAAACTATCAATTGATGAAAATACTGCCCCTTGTGATGACTTTTATCAATATGTTTGTGGAAACTGGGAACAAACAACCATTTCTCCTCCTATCCCTCTTGGAATTTCTGGTGTAGTTCTCACAGATCGGATTAAAAATGATATCAAAG ATTTGCTGATGCAAGAACTTCTACAGTATGATTCAAAAGCagagaaaaatgtgaaaaccTTGTACAAGTCTTGTGTGTTTTCAG AAAAGTATGGGAAAAACAGTCTAGTGTTCATTCAAAGAACATTGTCAGCTTTAACAAGTATTGCACAGACCAAAAAGCATAATTCTAAAAAGCCTGATTTGAATCGGTTGGTTACAGAACTAATACCCCTTTACAGTAACTATTTATTACCTATTGGAGTTGTAAAAGATCAGCAGAATGTCTCAAATAATGTCTTACAT GTTGGCATTTTACCTCTGCAACTGGTGAGCAAAGAAAATTATGATTCTAAGTTACCATACTTTGCAGCATTCAAACAACTACTGACACAAATTGCAAATGAGATGCAAGTACAATCAATTGTGCATAAAGTTATTGGTTTAGAATTACTTCTTTCACAA ATCACTCCAAGTGTTCCAACAGATGTACGGCAGAAATATAACCCAATACCAATAAGTGAACTTGAAGAATCTTCTCAG cttTCTTGGCAGAAAATTTTTCAAGCAGCTTTAGATCTCACTGGAAAGAATGTCACCATCAGAGATGATGAAGTTGTGATTGTTGAATCACCAAAATACTTAAAAAATCTGTTAGAAGTGTTTAAAAATACAGAAGAACA tgaCTTGATAGACTTTGTACTGATGAAGTTTTTAATGTCCAAAATTGATGCCATGCCAGATCCTTTCTATAAAATGTACCAAAACTATAAACAT ATAACTAGTGGTATCAGTGCAGACAACCGACCCCTGAGCTGTGTCCTGTTTGTTGGAAATCTAGTGCCAGGCGTCCTCAGTAAAATCTATGCCAGACGATATTTTTCTGATGCTGATAAATACAAG AATATCCATGTTCCAAAGATGATCAATGCAGCTGTTATAAAGATGGTTTCACACATTCATTGGATGGATCAGGCCACAAAATGGGAAGCCCTaaaaaag cTCTACAGCATGTTACAAATGATTGGTAGTGATGAAAACCTTAGTGCAGATCCCTTTATTGAGCAG ttTCAGTTCAATGAAAACTTCATGAGTAACTTGTTTACAATTGACAAATATAAGTTTATACAAACATTCAGTAAACTGAGAGAAATTAATTCAAGAGGAAG ATGGTCATTGGATTCCCATCCTTTTGAAATAAAAGCTTTATACACACCTGAGCAGAATTCTATTT ATATCCCAGCAGTTATGTTCCAGTTACCACTTTTCCATGACGACCTGccttt aGCAATGCAGTTTGGAGCTTTAGGATCTGTGGTTGGCCATGCTTATATACATTCACTGGATCTTCAag GATCACAgtttgatgataatggtaatatgaAAAACTGGTGGTCAGAGCAGACTAAGAGAAACTTCTTAACAGAAGCTGAGGCCTTAAATTCAGATCCTATAAAG GAATTACTTCTACAAGATATCTTAGAAAGTAGTGCTGATATTGGTGGACTCAAAATAGCCCTTCAG GCATATCACAAAATGATGCAAGAATTCAACTTGGAACCATTGAGATTACCCGGAATGAATTTTACCAGTCAGCAACTGTTTTTTGTTAGTTATGCTCAT GCATGGTGTAACAAAAAAATGATGCAGAATGCAATGgattcaaaatatacaaaatcaaaTATGTCAGGTAAAAGCAG ggTCATCATTACTTTgcaaaatactgaagaatttgCCAAGGCATTTCATTGTAAGCCGACTGATTTCATGAAccccaaaagaaaaacaattctaTGGTGA